A genomic region of Mesobacillus jeotgali contains the following coding sequences:
- a CDS encoding ribonuclease E inhibitor RraB, which yields MMKFPNDADGEALRSLFNEGVSFKKPQPVEFFIAVPDKATGEKLLPVLKEEGFHGLLEQDDETDEWACSCSKRMLLNHSELKKVQEKLDKISKLYGGHSDGWGVFID from the coding sequence ATGATGAAATTTCCAAACGACGCAGATGGAGAAGCATTGCGCAGTTTGTTTAATGAAGGTGTCAGTTTTAAAAAGCCGCAGCCAGTCGAGTTTTTTATCGCAGTGCCGGATAAGGCAACTGGCGAGAAGCTTCTGCCCGTATTGAAGGAAGAAGGCTTTCATGGCTTACTCGAGCAGGATGATGAGACAGACGAGTGGGCTTGCAGTTGCTCGAAAAGGATGCTCCTTAACCATAGCGAATTAAAAAAAGTGCAGGAAAAGCTGGATAAAATAAGCAAGCTTTACGGCGGCCATTCTGATGGCTGGGGAGTATTTATAGATTAA
- a CDS encoding carbohydrate kinase family protein, giving the protein MGMLYSIGEVLIDFIPQQKGKALKDVVTFERMPGGAPANVSAAVARYGQAASMITKVGEDAFADFLIEQLEEAGVRTDMIVRTKQANTGLAFVSLREDGERDFSFYRKPSADLLLEETELDASSFGRGDILHFCSVDLVESPMKQTHRKAINSMKEQGGIISFDPNVRLPLWDSAEACRSAILEFLPSAHIVKISDEELEFITGIHDEQEAIQSLFQGSVQAVVFTKGANGADLYVGKEKYGSNGFTVKVEDTTGAGDAFIGGFLYKLLELGATSENLIQFLHDEHADILRFANASGALTTTKRGAISALPSRDEVEKGLRDGSLVPCESRNKS; this is encoded by the coding sequence ATGGGCATGCTGTATTCAATCGGTGAGGTTTTGATAGATTTCATACCGCAGCAAAAAGGAAAGGCACTGAAGGATGTCGTGACCTTTGAGCGAATGCCTGGAGGTGCACCGGCGAATGTGTCGGCCGCGGTAGCCAGGTATGGCCAGGCAGCTTCGATGATCACGAAGGTAGGTGAGGATGCTTTTGCCGACTTTTTGATCGAACAATTGGAGGAGGCTGGCGTCAGGACGGATATGATCGTTAGGACGAAGCAAGCCAATACCGGACTTGCCTTCGTTTCTCTTAGAGAAGATGGCGAACGCGATTTCTCCTTTTACCGCAAGCCATCTGCAGACTTGCTGCTGGAAGAAACAGAACTTGATGCCTCTTCATTTGGAAGAGGCGATATCCTCCATTTTTGCTCAGTCGACCTTGTCGAGAGTCCGATGAAGCAAACACACCGGAAAGCCATTAACAGCATGAAGGAGCAGGGCGGAATCATCAGCTTTGATCCAAATGTCAGGCTGCCGCTCTGGGACAGCGCAGAAGCTTGCCGCAGTGCGATTCTTGAGTTCCTCCCAAGTGCCCATATCGTGAAGATTTCCGATGAAGAACTCGAGTTCATAACAGGCATCCATGATGAGCAAGAAGCGATCCAATCCTTATTTCAGGGCAGTGTCCAGGCGGTCGTTTTCACCAAAGGAGCCAACGGAGCCGACTTGTATGTCGGAAAAGAAAAATATGGATCAAACGGATTTACGGTTAAAGTTGAAGACACCACCGGCGCAGGAGACGCCTTCATCGGGGGCTTCCTGTATAAACTGCTTGAACTCGGGGCGACATCAGAAAACCTGATACAGTTTTTGCATGACGAACACGCAGACATACTGCGGTTTGCCAATGCAAGTGGAGCACTCACGACCACCAAGAGAGGTGCTATTTCCGCATTGCCGTCTAGGGATGAGGTTGAGAAAGGACTCAGGGACGGTTCTCTTGTCCCATGCGAGAGTCGAAATAAAAGTTGA
- a CDS encoding GNAT family N-acetyltransferase: MLVFETERLKVRWLEVSDQEFIFKLLNEPGWLQYIGDKGIRSLEDAKNYILTGPRKMYERVGFGLFVVELKESQLPVGLCGLIKRDGLEDVDIGYAFLSEHQSRGYAFESAKGTLEYARKLGLDLIVAITTKDNASSSKLLEKLGMSFEGYVTLPQGDEELKLYAINIAK; this comes from the coding sequence TTGCTAGTATTCGAAACCGAACGTCTGAAAGTCCGCTGGCTAGAAGTCAGTGATCAAGAGTTTATTTTTAAATTGCTGAATGAACCAGGATGGTTGCAATATATTGGAGATAAAGGCATTCGGTCGCTTGAGGATGCTAAGAATTATATTTTGACCGGGCCAAGAAAAATGTATGAACGAGTGGGGTTCGGGCTTTTTGTGGTTGAACTAAAAGAGAGCCAGCTGCCGGTTGGTTTATGCGGTTTGATTAAACGGGATGGACTGGAGGATGTCGATATTGGATACGCCTTTCTTTCAGAACATCAATCAAGAGGATATGCCTTTGAATCTGCAAAAGGAACATTGGAATATGCCCGAAAATTAGGTTTGGATCTAATCGTTGCCATTACAACCAAAGACAATGCTTCCTCCTCTAAACTCCTTGAAAAGCTTGGTATGAGTTTTGAAGGATACGTGACTCTTCCTCAAGGCGATGAGGAGCTTAAGCTTTACGCCATTAACATAGCAAAATAA
- a CDS encoding LacI family DNA-binding transcriptional regulator produces MTTIADIARLAGVAKSTVSRYLNGGSVGEQTMRKIERVIGETGYSPNTFAQSLKAKKTNIIGTVVPRLDSYATSKTLIGIDEKLREMNYQMFVSNTSQDLDREIENLYSLAKQKVAAIILLATKVTERHLETIQEIGIPVLLVGQQHEQVYSLIHNDYEAGKAIGRLMAQKGHKRIAYLGVSEEDIAVGVKRKQGFAEAIEEAEEIRVRYYETSFKIGDALEKVPSILKEFYPTAIVCATDNIAIGALKAAYSKGLKVPEDLSITGFGGYEITEMMNPGLTTVQFFYKEAGGMAAEKIVQLVNEEEIQMLSVSDFKIIDRESVDILS; encoded by the coding sequence ATGACGACGATTGCGGATATTGCTCGTTTGGCAGGTGTGGCGAAGAGTACGGTTTCCCGATATTTAAATGGGGGATCTGTCGGCGAGCAGACGATGAGGAAGATTGAGCGAGTGATTGGGGAGACGGGTTATTCTCCGAATACTTTTGCTCAGAGTCTAAAGGCGAAGAAGACGAATATCATTGGTACGGTTGTTCCTCGTCTTGATTCTTATGCTACTTCGAAGACATTGATTGGTATTGATGAGAAGCTGCGAGAAATGAATTATCAAATGTTCGTATCCAATACAAGCCAGGATTTGGACCGGGAAATTGAGAATCTGTACAGTTTGGCGAAGCAAAAAGTTGCGGCAATCATTTTGCTCGCGACAAAGGTGACCGAGCGGCACCTAGAAACGATTCAGGAAATCGGCATTCCTGTTCTGCTTGTCGGGCAGCAGCATGAACAGGTCTACAGCCTGATTCACAATGATTATGAGGCAGGGAAGGCAATTGGCCGGCTCATGGCACAAAAAGGGCATAAGCGGATCGCTTATCTAGGTGTCTCGGAAGAAGATATTGCGGTAGGGGTCAAAAGGAAGCAAGGCTTTGCCGAGGCGATAGAAGAAGCTGAAGAGATTAGGGTCCGTTATTACGAGACGAGCTTTAAAATCGGTGATGCATTAGAGAAGGTTCCTTCTATTTTAAAGGAATTTTATCCTACTGCAATTGTTTGTGCAACCGATAATATAGCGATCGGCGCCTTGAAAGCTGCCTATTCAAAGGGGCTGAAGGTACCAGAGGATCTCTCGATAACTGGATTTGGCGGGTATGAGATCACGGAGATGATGAATCCTGGACTTACCACGGTGCAATTCTTTTACAAGGAAGCCGGGGGAATGGCTGCAGAAAAAATCGTCCAACTCGTGAATGAGGAAGAAATTCAGATGTTGAGTGTTTCCGATTTTAAAATAATTGATCGAGAAAGCGTTGACATTTTGAGTTAG
- a CDS encoding M48 family metallopeptidase has translation MLHTFFGETIRYDVIYKNRKTIGIYIDLYGHVEVHAPKGTSDASVLQILEGQWDLVLQMAKEMKERASAGREKEYGPGGQFLYLGRLYHILISQGEDIEKDNAVFEADKLHVYVKEQNEESIKQALKRFYYQQCKALVEKRIKFHQREFKIKPRSIRITDSKTNWGTCDSMRNLTFNWKLSMAPMEVIDYVVVHEMCHMVHMNHDRSFWRLVGKIMPEYERYERWLAVSAWRMEV, from the coding sequence ATGCTTCATACTTTTTTTGGTGAAACAATACGGTATGATGTGATTTATAAAAATCGGAAAACAATCGGCATATATATCGATTTGTACGGCCATGTCGAAGTCCACGCTCCTAAGGGGACCTCAGATGCAAGTGTGCTTCAAATCCTAGAAGGCCAATGGGACTTGGTCCTGCAGATGGCGAAGGAAATGAAAGAGCGGGCCTCAGCCGGTAGGGAAAAAGAGTACGGACCAGGCGGACAATTTCTATATTTGGGCAGGCTCTATCACATTCTGATTTCACAGGGTGAAGATATCGAAAAAGACAATGCCGTGTTCGAGGCTGACAAGCTCCACGTATACGTGAAAGAGCAAAATGAAGAGAGCATCAAACAGGCTTTGAAGCGGTTTTACTATCAGCAGTGCAAGGCATTAGTCGAAAAACGGATTAAATTTCATCAAAGGGAATTTAAAATAAAGCCGCGCTCAATTCGAATCACGGACAGTAAGACGAACTGGGGAACGTGTGATTCCATGAGGAATTTGACATTCAATTGGAAGCTATCCATGGCACCAATGGAAGTGATTGATTATGTTGTCGTCCATGAAATGTGCCATATGGTCCATATGAATCACGACCGTTCATTTTGGCGGCTTGTCGGAAAAATCATGCCAGAATATGAACGGTATGAACGCTGGCTCGCGGTGTCGGCGTGGAGGATGGAGGTTTAG
- a CDS encoding sucrose-specific PTS transporter subunit IIBC: MNYHEVAKEILTALGGKENVSAAAHCATRLRLVLNDESVVDQKKLDEMEAVKGTFSTGGQFQIILGSGIVNKVYKELTELTGLSEMSTKDVKDASAKKLNPIQRFVKMLSDIFVPIIPAIVAGGLLMGINNLLTAKDLFIAGMSLIEAYPEMADLAALINTFANAAFVFLPVLIGFSAAQRFGGNAYLGAALGMLMVHPDLLNGWGYGGALVNGEIPVWKIFGFEIEKIGYQGTVLPVLVASFILAKTENFLRRVVPSALDNLLTPLLTIFITGILTFTAVGPVTRAAGNLLSDGMIWLYDTTGFIGGALFGLVYAPIVITGMHHSFIAVETQLLADMAKTGGSFIFVIAAMSNVAQGAATLGVLTVTRDKKLKGTASAAGISALLGITEPAMFGINLKLRYPFIGAITGAAIGSAFVTLFKVKAVALGAAGLPGIISISPGSIVSYIIGMGIAFAVAFVVTIVLAKRDQKKMINSGAKDAAA, from the coding sequence ATGAACTACCATGAAGTAGCCAAAGAAATACTGACTGCCCTGGGTGGAAAAGAAAATGTGTCAGCCGCAGCGCATTGTGCAACCCGCTTGCGCCTGGTATTGAATGATGAGTCCGTCGTGGACCAGAAAAAACTCGATGAAATGGAAGCGGTTAAAGGAACTTTTTCGACTGGGGGCCAATTTCAGATCATCCTCGGTTCAGGGATTGTGAATAAGGTATATAAAGAACTAACGGAGCTGACTGGATTATCGGAAATGTCCACTAAGGATGTGAAGGATGCGAGTGCGAAGAAACTCAATCCAATCCAGCGTTTTGTGAAGATGTTATCAGATATTTTCGTGCCAATCATTCCAGCAATCGTGGCCGGCGGTTTGCTGATGGGAATAAATAATCTGCTGACAGCAAAGGATTTATTCATCGCAGGAATGTCGCTTATCGAGGCTTATCCGGAAATGGCCGATCTGGCGGCTCTGATCAATACATTTGCAAATGCGGCATTCGTGTTCCTGCCCGTTTTGATCGGTTTCTCGGCAGCGCAGCGCTTCGGGGGAAATGCTTATCTTGGAGCGGCACTGGGAATGCTTATGGTCCATCCGGATTTATTGAATGGCTGGGGCTATGGTGGCGCATTGGTCAATGGCGAGATTCCGGTGTGGAAGATTTTTGGGTTTGAGATTGAAAAGATTGGCTATCAAGGAACCGTTCTTCCTGTATTAGTTGCCTCATTTATCCTGGCAAAAACAGAGAATTTTTTACGAAGAGTGGTACCATCTGCTCTGGATAATCTACTAACACCATTATTGACCATTTTTATCACGGGCATTTTAACATTTACGGCGGTTGGTCCGGTTACCCGTGCAGCGGGGAATCTGCTTTCTGACGGCATGATCTGGCTGTATGATACGACGGGCTTCATCGGCGGTGCACTATTTGGCCTCGTTTATGCGCCAATCGTTATTACGGGTATGCACCACAGCTTCATTGCAGTGGAGACACAATTATTAGCCGATATGGCTAAAACGGGCGGTTCGTTCATATTTGTCATCGCTGCCATGTCCAATGTGGCGCAGGGAGCAGCGACTTTGGGAGTTCTAACCGTTACACGCGATAAAAAGCTTAAAGGAACAGCTTCCGCAGCAGGAATTTCTGCATTACTCGGAATTACGGAGCCTGCGATGTTCGGTATTAACCTGAAGCTAAGATATCCATTTATCGGGGCGATCACTGGAGCAGCTATCGGGTCGGCATTTGTCACTTTGTTTAAGGTAAAAGCGGTGGCTCTAGGTGCAGCTGGTTTGCCAGGGATCATTTCCATCAGCCCGGGCTCAATCGTTTCATATATCATTGGCATGGGGATTGCGTTTGCAGTGGCATTCGTGGTCACGATCGTACTTGCCAAAAGGGACCAAAAGAAGATGATTAACAGCGGGGCGAAAGACGCTGCAGCATAA
- a CDS encoding glycoside hydrolase family 32 protein has product MDWTRERRYTQLEDVSQEDLKILKNKVDASPWRQSFHIQPETGLLNDPNGFSYFNGEYHLFYQWFPLGPVHGLKYWYHTKSEDLVHWENVGVGITPGDYFDSHGAYSGSAIEHDEKLYLMYTGNTRDEKWVRHPYQALAVMGKDGAISKMKPAIEEVPEGYTDHFRDPKVWKEDGRFWSVIGAQRTEETGCVVLYSSVDFIKWQFEGELKTNLESFGYMWECPDYFEQDGRGVLIFSPQGIEPQGDSYQNIYQSGYLLGEPLNLEDRFFEHEGFAELDRGFDFYAPQTMIDPSGRRILVGWMGLPEIEYPTDAHGWAHCLTIPRELTVKGSKLIQQPVNELAILRGKEERAAGLLRDETRTFEGFNGVTYEMISEFDNVDASEFGVEIRTGENERTVISYDASAQKVVVDRSESGEAFAEKYGTTRKCKVASGKIKFHLFVDVSSVELFVNDGEEVFTCRIFPGEGSDGIRFFAKEGSARFEAVKWDYQAKMGKGSEANGHAVFNR; this is encoded by the coding sequence ATGGATTGGACGAGAGAAAGAAGATATACCCAGCTGGAAGATGTAAGCCAGGAAGATCTGAAAATATTGAAAAATAAAGTGGATGCAAGTCCGTGGCGCCAAAGCTTCCATATCCAGCCGGAAACGGGGCTACTAAATGACCCTAATGGATTTTCTTATTTTAATGGGGAATATCATTTGTTTTATCAATGGTTTCCGCTCGGTCCCGTACATGGCTTGAAATATTGGTATCATACAAAGTCTGAGGACCTTGTCCATTGGGAGAATGTCGGAGTTGGCATCACGCCTGGAGACTATTTTGACAGCCATGGAGCTTATTCTGGCAGTGCAATCGAACATGACGAAAAGTTGTATTTAATGTATACAGGGAACACGCGTGATGAAAAATGGGTCCGCCATCCATATCAGGCCCTTGCCGTGATGGGGAAGGATGGCGCTATTTCAAAAATGAAGCCAGCCATTGAAGAAGTTCCCGAAGGATATACCGATCATTTTCGTGATCCGAAGGTCTGGAAGGAAGACGGCCGCTTCTGGTCAGTCATCGGGGCGCAAAGGACAGAGGAAACAGGCTGTGTTGTTTTATACAGTTCAGTCGATTTCATCAAGTGGCAGTTTGAAGGAGAGTTAAAAACGAATTTGGAATCGTTCGGGTATATGTGGGAATGCCCGGATTACTTTGAGCAGGATGGACGCGGAGTGCTTATTTTTTCCCCGCAAGGAATTGAACCGCAGGGTGATTCCTATCAAAATATTTATCAATCAGGCTATCTCCTGGGAGAGCCGTTGAATCTGGAAGATAGATTTTTCGAGCATGAAGGATTCGCTGAGCTTGACCGAGGCTTTGATTTTTACGCTCCGCAAACAATGATTGATCCTTCCGGAAGACGGATTCTTGTTGGCTGGATGGGTTTGCCGGAGATCGAGTATCCTACGGATGCACATGGCTGGGCTCATTGCTTGACGATTCCGCGCGAGCTGACTGTCAAAGGAAGTAAACTAATCCAGCAGCCGGTTAACGAGCTAGCGATTTTGCGTGGGAAGGAAGAAAGGGCAGCGGGTCTCCTGAGGGATGAGACACGGACGTTTGAAGGATTTAATGGAGTTACGTATGAAATGATTAGTGAGTTTGATAATGTCGATGCTTCCGAGTTCGGGGTAGAAATCAGGACGGGTGAGAACGAGAGAACAGTGATTTCCTATGATGCCTCAGCACAAAAAGTGGTGGTAGATCGAAGTGAATCTGGTGAAGCTTTTGCAGAGAAGTATGGTACGACTCGCAAATGCAAGGTGGCATCAGGCAAGATCAAGTTCCATCTGTTTGTGGATGTTTCTTCTGTCGAGCTGTTTGTGAATGACGGCGAAGAAGTTTTTACCTGCCGCATTTTTCCTGGAGAGGGCAGCGACGGGATCCGCTTTTTCGCAAAAGAGGGAAGTGCCCGGTTCGAGGCGGTAAAATGGGATTATCAAGCTAAGATGGGAAAAGGAAGTGAAGCCAATGGGCATGCTGTATTCAATCGGTGA
- a CDS encoding NAD(P)-dependent oxidoreductase — protein sequence MNILILGATGRVGSQILTYALHDRHHVTVLVRTPEKLQINSGNLTISQGNVLNKNDIVRAMHGIDVVISALNTDGTTTLSESMPLVINAMKNEGIQRIITVGTAGILQSRTTPTVIRYQSSESKRKSTRAAEEHHKVYDMLKQSTLHWTIVCPTYLPDGEREGQYRIERNFLPEGGMKISVPDTAEFTYRQIESSDYVKSRVGIAY from the coding sequence TTGAATATTTTAATTTTAGGTGCAACTGGGCGAGTTGGAAGTCAAATACTAACGTATGCCCTACATGATAGACATCATGTCACTGTATTAGTTCGCACTCCAGAGAAGCTTCAAATAAATAGTGGAAATTTAACCATTAGTCAAGGGAATGTTTTAAATAAAAATGATATAGTACGTGCAATGCATGGGATTGATGTAGTTATTAGTGCATTAAATACGGATGGCACAACCACTCTTTCAGAAAGTATGCCACTAGTTATCAATGCAATGAAAAATGAAGGTATACAACGAATTATCACGGTAGGAACCGCGGGGATCTTACAAAGTAGAACTACGCCAACCGTAATCCGTTATCAGTCAAGTGAATCAAAACGCAAATCAACCCGTGCAGCAGAAGAACATCATAAAGTTTACGATATGCTGAAACAATCAACACTGCATTGGACAATAGTATGTCCTACATATTTGCCAGATGGAGAAAGAGAAGGCCAATATCGAATTGAACGTAATTTTTTGCCAGAAGGTGGTATGAAAATATCAGTTCCAGATACAGCAGAATTTACTTATCGTCAGATAGAAAGTAGCGATTATGTCAAATCACGTGTAGGAATCGCCTACTAA
- a CDS encoding molybdopterin-dependent oxidoreductase: MWNRLKKLHHLNGYATLFLFISGILLFIPSLRGPLASYRVMLKDAHIWIGFATVAFLLLYFRYFAFHYKVIKKQQGKKRNLAIVIGLIIGWIISGTVLTFQRSLPEELVQASLFVHDVFTWIGLPVLLFHSVTRSGWFRKRSDQLQEKKKELYAFSRRGFFKYGIVTLLAIILGPSIYKWLKQVMDDGGSTLQEVALNSTNELLPLPIPATQSSPPIGGGYEGKFRIYTVTETPVFTNENWNFTIDGLVDEPVSLSWEEFVKLKRTVQVSDFHCVTGWSVLHVTYEGILLKDLMKKVKLKENASHLKFYSGDGVYTDSLSLEQAALDDVMVAVLMDGELIPSDYGGPVRLIVPKMYAYKSVKWLVRIEAIDHVHEGYWQVRGYDTDAWVGTSETT; the protein is encoded by the coding sequence ATGTGGAATAGATTAAAAAAGCTTCATCATCTGAATGGATATGCTACCTTATTTTTATTCATAAGTGGGATCTTGCTTTTCATTCCTTCATTAAGGGGGCCGTTGGCTTCATACCGTGTCATGTTGAAGGATGCTCATATTTGGATCGGTTTTGCAACTGTTGCCTTCCTTCTGCTTTATTTCCGCTATTTTGCTTTCCATTACAAAGTCATAAAAAAACAACAAGGAAAGAAACGGAATCTTGCAATTGTTATTGGATTGATCATTGGCTGGATTATTAGCGGTACGGTTCTGACTTTTCAAAGGAGTCTTCCAGAAGAACTCGTTCAAGCTTCATTGTTTGTACATGATGTATTCACCTGGATTGGTCTGCCGGTCCTCCTTTTCCACTCCGTGACTAGGTCAGGATGGTTTCGGAAAAGATCAGATCAACTGCAAGAAAAAAAGAAAGAACTATATGCCTTCAGCCGCAGAGGATTTTTCAAGTACGGCATTGTCACTTTGCTTGCGATCATTTTGGGTCCATCTATTTATAAATGGCTAAAACAAGTGATGGATGATGGGGGATCGACACTGCAGGAGGTGGCGCTGAACAGCACAAATGAGCTTTTGCCCCTGCCGATTCCCGCCACACAATCGTCCCCTCCCATTGGTGGAGGGTATGAAGGGAAATTCAGGATTTATACAGTAACGGAGACGCCGGTTTTTACGAATGAAAATTGGAATTTTACGATTGATGGACTGGTTGATGAACCAGTGTCGTTGTCATGGGAAGAATTCGTCAAATTGAAGAGGACAGTCCAGGTCAGTGATTTTCACTGCGTTACGGGATGGTCCGTGCTTCATGTCACGTATGAAGGCATCCTGCTGAAAGATCTCATGAAGAAGGTAAAGCTGAAAGAGAACGCCTCCCATCTGAAATTTTACTCGGGCGACGGTGTCTATACTGACTCATTATCCCTTGAACAGGCAGCCTTAGATGATGTCATGGTCGCTGTGCTTATGGATGGAGAGCTGATCCCGTCAGACTATGGCGGCCCCGTCCGGCTGATTGTTCCCAAGATGTATGCCTATAAATCTGTGAAATGGCTTGTCAGAATCGAAGCGATCGATCATGTGCACGAAGGCTACTGGCAAGTGAGGGGATATGATACCGATGCATGGGTAGGAACATCAGAGACAACATAG
- a CDS encoding cold-shock protein, translating to MEQGTVKWFNAEKGFGFIEREGGEDVFVHFSAIQSEGFKSLDEGQKVTFDVEQGARGPQAANVQKA from the coding sequence ATGGAACAAGGTACAGTTAAATGGTTTAACGCAGAAAAAGGTTTCGGATTCATCGAGCGCGAAGGTGGAGAAGATGTATTCGTTCATTTCTCTGCAATCCAATCTGAAGGCTTCAAATCATTAGACGAAGGTCAAAAAGTTACTTTCGACGTTGAGCAAGGTGCACGTGGACCTCAAGCTGCTAACGTTCAAAAAGCTTAA